From the Fusobacterium ulcerans ATCC 49185 genome, the window CTATTTTTTATATAAATATTCTTATCAGAAAAAATCTCTATTTTTAAACACAAATTTCTATTTTCTTTTTCACCAGCTTTCTTAGTACTCTTTTACATTTTTTTCTTTGAGATATTAAGATTTTAATTTATAATATAAAAAACTACTTTATAATTGGAGATGATAATGAATTACTTTTTTTTAGTATTTTCTACTTTTTTCTTTTTACTTAATTTTTTTGTTATAAGAAAGACCTTAAAATATGTTGTTCCAAATGATAAAAAATTTTTTTTCCTTATATTCTTTTTATCATTAGCACTTCTTTTTTATTTATATAGATTTTTTGGATCTTATTTTTCTTATTCTCTCAATAAATTTGTATCTTACATTATTTATTATTATCTGGCATTTTTAATATATACTTCAATATTATTTATTTTTGCCTCTATCTTTACTATGATTTTCAGATATAAATTAAATTTAAATCTTTATAAAGTTTCTTTAATATTAGTTCCTATTATTTTAGTAGCTGGTACTTTCTTTAAACATCACACTATTGTCAAAGAATATGATATCAAACTTGATAAAAATTATGATATGGAACCTCTCAATATTGTTTTAGTTTCTGATATTCATCTTGGTTATATAAACGGAAATTCCTCTTTTATAAAGATGAAAAATATTATAAATTCTCTTAATCCTGATATTGTATTAATAGCAGGGGATCTTATAGATATGAATCTAGAACCTGTTATGGAAAAAAATATGCTTAAGGAGCTAAGTGATATAAAAACAAAATATGGAATATATTTTGCCTTAGGTAATCATGATATTTATGGAAAAAAAGCTGCACTTCTTACTGAAACTTTAACAGCAGAAGGAGTTACTGTCCTTAGAGATGAAAAAATACTTGTTAATAATGAAATATACATAGCAGGGAGAGATAATTTTTCAAAAAAACCTCTTAAAGATATTATAGGTGAACATTCAGATAAGCCTGTCATATTAATCCAGCATACTCCTGATACTATTGAAGAAACTGTAGAAAATAAGATAGATTTACAGGTATCAGGTCATACTCACAAAGGACAATTCTTTCCTGGAAACCTTTTCACAAAAAAAATTTTTCTGATAGATTATGGATATAAAAAAATATCTGACAGTAACATTCTTGTTTCATCAGGGTATGGAACTTGGGGTCCTCCTATAAGAATAGGAAGTTCTTCTGAAATATGTCTTATCAAATTTTATAATTGATTTTTTCAAAAACTTTTCTTTGTTTTCCTGTAAAGAAAAGTTTTTTTATTTTATAAATATTCTCCTCAAATTAAATAACAGGTGTATTTTATCATCTTTTTTTATTTTTATTTTTGTTATTTTATTATTTTTTGACTTTTTAGAAATTATTTTTAAATATACTTGGTTCATAATATATTCACCATGTTTAGAAACGAAAAAAAAGCTAAAATTAATATTTTTTCTCTTTTTTTCTCTAAGCATCATTAATTAATATTTTGAAATCATTTTAATGTACTTTTTTCTTTTTTATAGAAATTTTCAATTTGTTATCATTACATTTTGTTGCTATAATAATCTTATAAAGAAATATTATATAGATTTTATTTTAACAACTTAGAATACAAATTTATCTTAGTTTCTAAAAAATAAATTTATTTTTATTTTCAAGGAGGTAAAAATGATAAATTCACAAACAATCAAAAATGCTAAAGCTGGTAATGAAAGCGCTATACAGGAAATATTCTCTTCTTTCAAGAGCATTCTCCAATTAAAAACAAAAAATTACTTTTTCTATGGTGGAGATAAAGAAGATGTTCTTCAAGAAGCAATGATAGGTCTTTTAAAGGCTATAAATGCTTATGATGAAACTAAAAATGCATCTTTTACTACTTTTGCTATTTTATGTATAAAACGTCAAATAATAACAGCTATTAAAAGTTCTAATTCTGGTAAAAACAAAATTTTAAATATGGCTATGTATAGCCCTGAAACTGAAGATAACTCAAATATAGCTTATGAAACAAAGTCTTTTAATTTTTATAATCCAGAAGAAATATATCTTAGTAAAGAAAGATTCAGGCTTTTAAACCAATATTTAAAAAATAACCTGAGTAAAATGGAAAATGAAATATTTGAATATATGCTTTCTGAAATGACTTATACAGAAATAGCTAAAAAAACTGGAAGAGAACCTAAATCAGTAGATAACAGCATTCAACGTATTAAGAAAAAGCTTAATGGTTTTTTAAAAGAATATGACAGTATTCAATAACATTTAATATATAGATGTTATGTAAATTAAAAAAAGTCCGATTTAAATAATCAGACTTTTTTTAATTTAGATATTTTTTTATTATAGCACAATCTCCTGCTGGAATCATATTTCCATAGATGACCTTTTTTCCTTCTAACATTACAAAACATTGAAGGTCTTTCTTCTCTTTATGAATCAATATAGTTATTTTTCCATCTCCATTTTCATCTGTAAATTTTTCACTCTTAACAATTTCATATTCTTTGGCAAAATATTCAACTCTGTCTTTAAATATTTGAATTGCCTCTTCTCTACTGGCAAAAATTCCTACCACATGACTATGATTATCATATTTTACTATTCCACCCTCTATTATTACTTGATTTTCTGCAAAAATAGAAAAATTCAATATAAATATAAAAAATAATATAATTTTTTTCATAACTCCCCCCAAGCTCTAATTAAACTATACAATATTCCTTAAATTACTATACCATTCATATACAATAATATAAAAATCTACTATTCTCTTTATTCTGCTTTTATATACTTTTTCTTTTTATTTATTATTTAAAGAAATAAAAAATAGATTTACCACCGAGAGATTACCTTAGATAGAAAATCTATTTAAAATATCATTATTCAAATAATTGTGAAATACAATGCATCTCAATGAAAATAGACTTCACTATAATACTATATTTCAAAAAAAATAGCAAGATTAAATTCTCTCTTACATTCTTATTATTTTTTATTCTCTTTTAATTTATTTCATAATTCTTTATAAAAATATTTGCTTTTCAAATTATTTGTGGTATTATATGATTATCTTATATTCATATAATTTTTTTAACCTTTCTTAACTTAAAAATTACTACTACAAACAAAGAGGCTCTTCTGGGAGCTTTTTTGTTTATATAACAAAAATAGACTTCCTTTAGAGTACTCTCCTTAAAGAAAATCTATTTATTCTTTTTTTATATAAAGTTCTAAGATAAACTTTTTCATTCTATGAATAAATGATAGGATATATCTTTCTAATATGTTTAAGTTGTGAATATAAAAAAAATAGATTTAATTTCAAGCAAACTGCTAAAATTTAAAATCTATTTAAAGTAAAAAAGTATACTAATTTTGGTGCGAAGAGAGAGACTTGAACTCTCACGTCTGGAACACTAGATCCTAAGTCTAGCGCGTCTGCCAATTCCGCCATCCTCGCATATCTATTTAGTTTTACTAGTGGTGCCGCTTATCGGAATCGAACCAATCACCTACTGATTACAAGTCAGTTGCTCTACCAGATGAGCTAAAGCGGCATATATAATAATGGCGGGAGTGACGAGGGTCGAACTCGCGACCTCCTGCGTGACAGGCAGGCGCTCTAACCAACTGAGCTACACCCCCACTATTGTTATTAAATTGGTGGTCACAATAGGACTTGAACCTATGACCCCCTGCTTGTAAGGCAGGTGCTCTCCCAACTGAGCTATGCGACCTTTTTGGTTATGGTGGTACCCCGTAGGGGAATCGAACCCCTGTTGCCAGAGTGAAAATCTGATGTCCTTACCACTGAACGAACGGGGCATCTCTATGGTGCGTCATACAGGACTTGAACCTGTGACCGCCTGATTAAGAGTCAGATGCTCTACCAACTGAGCTAATGGCGCATCTGGAGCGGGAAACGAGGGTCGAACTCGCGACATTCAGCTTGGAAGGCTGACGCTCTACCAACTGAGCTATTCCCGCAGACAAGAATTATAATACCATAATCTGCATTTTATGTCAAATATTTTTTTTACTTTTTTATAAAAAATTTCTCGTTTAAAAGAGATCTCATAACCAAAACAAATCTCTCTTTATTTTTCATATATAGAGGTATAATTATCTGTTTTCTATCCAGTGTAATAATATCTAAAACTACCTGCAGATTTTTTCCTATTTTTGTTTCTGCCAATGTACAGCTCTCTATATTATCTAATGATAATTTCAATTTCTCTCCAGTTAATATTTTCTTTTCTGTATCTACTGCAACTTTATATGAAAAAGTAGTTTTTAATTGCTTTATTCCTAGAAATAAGAAAACTAATGCAAATACAACTGGCATAACTTTTACATTTTCTATAGTTGCTAAATATCCCTGAAAAAGCCCTGCTAATATCAAAGGAATTCCTATTCCTGCTCCTGAAACTATTCTTTTTACCTCCAAAGAAAACTTTTCAATTCCTTTCATCTCTATATTATTTTTAGCGTTTACACTTTTTACAAAATCTTCATAAAACAGCATCTATTTTTCTCTCCTTTACTCTCAATTTTCTATATTATATCACAAATAGAATCTCCAAACATCTTTTTTTATATTATTAGTTCAATTTATATTTCTACCTCATTTAGTATCTTTATTGCTAAGCTTTTATTATATAGTAATTGCTTTTTTATAAAAAAAATCATATAATTTATTATAGGTTTAGTTTTGTCTTATTTAATTTTCTATATTTTTTAACCAAAGGGAGAAAGTAATGACTAAAAATACTAATATTGATGTAAGTTATTATATACAGCTATATGAAAATCTTAAATCAGAAATAATAAAGAAAAATGCTCCCAATTCTAAATTTTATTCTATCAGACAAATTGGAATAAAATATAATACAAATATTAATACAGTTTTAAAAGTATTTAAAATGTTGGAAAGAGATGGATATATTTTTTCTGAAAAAGGAAAAGGATTTTTTATAAAGGAACATTCAAACCTTTCTATCAGCAAAGAATTAGTCCCTATAATGGAAAGTTTTCATTTTGGTCAAACTAATACTGAAGGAATAAATTTTTCTAATGGAAGCCCTCCAAATGATTATTTTCCAGATAAAATATATCAAAAATTAATAGATAAAGCTTTGAAAAACTATGGTTCATCTCTGCTAGGATATCAGGATGTACAAGGCTTGGAAAGTCTTCGTAGCCTTTTAGCAGATCATTTGGAAGAAAAAGATATTTTCGTTAATAAAGATAATATAATGATTACATCAGGAACTCAACAATCTTTGGTTATCTTACTAAAAACTTTTAGTGGTTCCTCTTTAAAAACTGTTGCTATTTCTAGCCCTACATACCCTAACGCCTTAAATCTATTAAAAGATATGTGTAATATAAAAACTTTTGATTTAAAAAATGATGGTTGGAATCTAATAGAATTTGAAAAAGTTTTAAAAAAAGAGAGAATTCACTTTGTATACATAATGACTAATTTCCAAAATCCTACTGGCATAAGTTGGTCAGAAGAAAAAAAGAAAAAACTTTTAAAACTTGCTCATGAATACAATTTTTATATTATTGAAGATGATTGTTTTTCTGAATTTTATTATACAAAAAGGGTAGAACCATTAAAAGTATTGGATCAGAGCGGCAATGAAAAAGTTATTTATATTAAAACTTATTCAAAACTTCTTATGCCTGCTATTGGTCTTGCATATATGATCTTGCCTCCTGCTATTATGCAAAAAGCCATTTTAACTAAGTATAGTTTAGATCACAGCACTTCTGGACTCAATCAAAAAGTATTAGAATATTTTATAGCTGATAAATACCTTGATAATCATGTAAAAAATTTAAAAAAAATATTTAAGGCTAAACATCATAAAGTACTTGAATTATTATCTGGAGTTCCTCATATAACAATATTAAATAAATCTAAAGGTGGATTTTTTATCTGGTTACAATTAGCTGATTACATAAATGAAGAAAAATTTTATCACAAATGTAAATTAAGAGGTGTTTCTATCCTTCCAGGAAATATTTTTTACCATGATAAACGATCCTCTGGTAAAATAAGATTGAGTTTTATTTCTCCCTCTTTAGAAGAATTAGAAGAGGGAGTAGAAATTATGAAGGATATTTTAATTCATTGTGATTTTTAAATATTAAAAGAGAGAGCTTTTTGGCTCTCTCTCCTTAATTTCCATATCATAATATACAGGGTGATCTTAGTATCCTTTTATTAATTCAGGGTTGATAGTTTTAAATGTTCCAGTAAAGAATCTTAATACTTTTGGCTCATAATCCCATTTCAATCCACTGATGTCCTTTCTTCTGTTATATAGATCAATAACTGCATCAGCTACAAAATCTAAGTGTGCATATGTATATACTCTTCTTGGTATAGTCAATCTGATTGTTTCTAATTTAGGGTGATGATCTTTTCCTGTTACTACATCTCTTCCTGCTGATATGATTCCTCTTTCCATTGTTCTTACTCCTGACGTTTCATACAATGCTGCTGCTAGTGATTGCGCTGGGAATTCATCCTGTGTTAAATGATCTAAAAATGCTCTTGCATCTACAAATATTGCATGTCCTCCAAATGGTTTTACCATTGGCACTCCTGCTGCTTCTAATTTCTCTCCAAGATATCTAATTTGATTTACTCTATAACTGATATATTCATATTGAACTGATTCTGTTATACCTATTGCCATTGCCTCCATATCTCTTCCTGCAAGTCCTCCATATGATGGCATTCCTTCAAATTGAACTACCATTCCTGTTGCTCTTACATATAGATCATGGTCATTCATACATAGGAATCCTCCAATATTAGTTATACAGTCCTTTTTACCAGACATTGTACATCCATCTCCATATGAGAACATTTCATGAACTATTTCTTTTATAGTTTTATCTTGATATCCTTCTTCTCTTTCTTTTATAAAATAGGCATTTTCAACACATCTAGTTGCATCATACATTACTTTTATTCCATGTTTGTGAGCTAATTCAGATACAGCTTTGATATTAGCCATTGATACTGGTTGTCCTCCTGCCAGGTTAACTGTTACTGCAAGACAGATATAAGGAATTTTTTCTCCTCCAACTTCATCTATCAATGCTTGGAATTTTTTAAGATCTACATTTCCTTTGAATGGCAAATCAGCTGCTGGATCATGTGCTTCATCTATGATAACATCTCTAAATATAGCACCATTTCTTTCCTGATGAAATCTAGTTGTTGTAAAATACATATTTCCTGGTACATAATCTCCTGGTTTAATCATTAAAGTAGATAAAATATTTTCTGCTCCTCTACCTTGATGTGTAGGAACTAAATATTTAAATCCGAAATATTCTCTTACTACATCTTGCAAATGGAAGAAGTTTCTACTTCCAGCATATGCCTCATCTCCAAGCATAAGTCCAGCCCATTGTCTGTCACTCATTGCATTAGTTCCTGAGTCAGTTAAAAGATCTATATAGCAATCTTCTGATCTCAA encodes:
- a CDS encoding tyrosine phenol-lyase yields the protein MEKRKFMPEPFKIKMVEHMGTLDKEARKVAVKEAGYNTFLLRSEDCYIDLLTDSGTNAMSDRQWAGLMLGDEAYAGSRNFFHLQDVVREYFGFKYLVPTHQGRGAENILSTLMIKPGDYVPGNMYFTTTRFHQERNGAIFRDVIIDEAHDPAADLPFKGNVDLKKFQALIDEVGGEKIPYICLAVTVNLAGGQPVSMANIKAVSELAHKHGIKVMYDATRCVENAYFIKEREEGYQDKTIKEIVHEMFSYGDGCTMSGKKDCITNIGGFLCMNDHDLYVRATGMVVQFEGMPSYGGLAGRDMEAMAIGITESVQYEYISYRVNQIRYLGEKLEAAGVPMVKPFGGHAIFVDARAFLDHLTQDEFPAQSLAAALYETSGVRTMERGIISAGRDVVTGKDHHPKLETIRLTIPRRVYTYAHLDFVADAVIDLYNRRKDISGLKWDYEPKVLRFFTGTFKTINPELIKGY
- a CDS encoding metallophosphoesterase, which encodes MIFRYKLNLNLYKVSLILVPIILVAGTFFKHHTIVKEYDIKLDKNYDMEPLNIVLVSDIHLGYINGNSSFIKMKNIINSLNPDIVLIAGDLIDMNLEPVMEKNMLKELSDIKTKYGIYFALGNHDIYGKKAALLTETLTAEGVTVLRDEKILVNNEIYIAGRDNFSKKPLKDIIGEHSDKPVILIQHTPDTIEETVENKIDLQVSGHTHKGQFFPGNLFTKKIFLIDYGYKKISDSNILVSSGYGTWGPPIRIGSSSEICLIKFYN
- a CDS encoding sigma-70 family RNA polymerase sigma factor, with amino-acid sequence MINSQTIKNAKAGNESAIQEIFSSFKSILQLKTKNYFFYGGDKEDVLQEAMIGLLKAINAYDETKNASFTTFAILCIKRQIITAIKSSNSGKNKILNMAMYSPETEDNSNIAYETKSFNFYNPEEIYLSKERFRLLNQYLKNNLSKMENEIFEYMLSEMTYTEIAKKTGREPKSVDNSIQRIKKKLNGFLKEYDSIQ
- a CDS encoding PLP-dependent aminotransferase family protein, whose product is MTKNTNIDVSYYIQLYENLKSEIIKKNAPNSKFYSIRQIGIKYNTNINTVLKVFKMLERDGYIFSEKGKGFFIKEHSNLSISKELVPIMESFHFGQTNTEGINFSNGSPPNDYFPDKIYQKLIDKALKNYGSSLLGYQDVQGLESLRSLLADHLEEKDIFVNKDNIMITSGTQQSLVILLKTFSGSSLKTVAISSPTYPNALNLLKDMCNIKTFDLKNDGWNLIEFEKVLKKERIHFVYIMTNFQNPTGISWSEEKKKKLLKLAHEYNFYIIEDDCFSEFYYTKRVEPLKVLDQSGNEKVIYIKTYSKLLMPAIGLAYMILPPAIMQKAILTKYSLDHSTSGLNQKVLEYFIADKYLDNHVKNLKKIFKAKHHKVLELLSGVPHITILNKSKGGFFIWLQLADYINEEKFYHKCKLRGVSILPGNIFYHDKRSSGKIRLSFISPSLEELEEGVEIMKDILIHCDF